The sequence ATCTTTCCCTTACTATTCCTTCCACCTTCCCAATCCGCTTTTAAATGAAAATAATGAATTGCCATCGTTAAGCTTTTCTCCTTTCAGTGTGAAATGAATGATTACAATCACTTCATCTATTAAAGTATATGTTATCATGTCGGTTCCCTAGATTCATAAATTCTATTCCGCTTGAAATGAGAACTATTATCATTTAAAATATGATTGATAATGATTCTCAACAAATTAAAGGACTGATTCATTTGGCTACAATCTTAGTTGCTTACGTCAGCATGTCTGGCAATACAGAAGAAATCGGCGATTTAATTGCTGAAGGCATTCGCCGAACAGATGCTACAGTCGAACAAATACACATTGAAGAAGAGGAATTATCGGCCGATGCCCTTATTAAATACGACGGAATTCTTCTCGGCTCTTACACGTGGGGGCACGGTGATTTACCGTATGAAATGGAGCCATTTTATGATGATATGGTCGAGCTTGACTTATCAAAGACACGGTTTGGCGTATTTGGCTCTTGTGATTCTGCCTACGAAATTTATGGTGGTGCCGTTGACCTCCTTCATGAAAAATTTCTCAAATGCGGAAGCACACCTCTTCTCACACCACTTAAAATTGAACTCGCACCTATGGGAGAAGATATGGAGCTATGCAAGGCCTATGGTGAACGATTTGCGACGCGACTGCTAGCGTCGGTTGTAAAATAAACCGTTCTTTGTTGCCAGAGTTTAAATCGCTTGAAAAATGCTTTCGTTTTACAGTTCACAAGGGCTCTGCTACGATTAGGATATAGAAGTGACTATTTGAGCGAAAGGAGCGAAATATGAGATTAGCTAACAAAAAAGTGATTGCGTTTGTCGATGAAGAGTTTGAAGACTTAGAATTGCATTATCCTGTCTTGCGTCTTCAGGAGGAAGGGGCCACCGTTCATCTCGTCGGACAGGAAGCAGGCAAAACGTACATAGGAAAGTACGGTGTCCCAGCGACCGCAGATTTGGCTTTGGCTGATATTGACGCAGCTGATTACGACGGTGTCCTCGTCCCTGGCGGCTGGGCTCCAGACAAATTAAGACGTTATCCTGAAGTCATTTCTATCGTGCAATCGATGGATGCTGCTGAAAAGCCGATCGGCCACATTTGCCATGCGGGCTGGGTGCTTTCTTCTGCCAATATTTTAAAAGGGCGTAAAGTCACGAGCACCCCTGGTATTAAAGATGACATGACCCACGCTGGTGCGGAGTGGTTTGACGAAGCGGTCGTTGTCGATGGACATATCGTTTCAAGCCGTCGTCCGCCTGATTTGCCGCCTTACGTAAAGGCATTCGCTGATTTGCTCGCCCAGTAATGATCATAAAATAGCAACATAAACAACCGCTCCTCTAAAGTAGCGGTTGTTTTCGTTAGATTTATTGCCTAACGTCTTGTACGCGTTTCTAGCCTCAGTCGTTAGTTCGTAAGGTCGAATCACATTGATCCATTGGCTTCATTGATGACTAACGGCACAAGCTTGCCTTCATTCACATCCACCAATCCGAGGTCGGTGATTTTCAAAGCTGGGCTTACAGGAAGCGAATGGGTACTGATCGACATAATCGGATTGTAATGCTTGTAACCGAGCGCTTCCATCGCTTCGCGTAACTGCGCAACGCTGCCAGCGACTTCGTGAAAAGGTGCTTCAGATAAGATACCGCCGACGGGTAAAGGAAGGAAATGTGAGACTTCGCCATCGACTGCGACACAAAAACCTCCTTGAGCGTCAATGACTGTATTGGCGGCTAGCATCATATCCGCCTTATTTTGTCCGACGACAAGCAGGTTGTGGTTGTCGTGTGAATACGTCGTCGCAATCGCGCCGCGTTTGATCGTGTCGCCGGTGATTAAACCGTGCGCCCGATGTCCATTTTTGCCATAGCGTTCAAACACAGCGACACAGCCATAAGGACTGTCCTCCCATTGCAATTCGCCATGGGCTGCCTCTACGAGAGCGTGCGTTTCCTTCGTAAAAGTCGAGCCATCTTGAACTGTCATGACACGGCAGTTGACGTCGCCTTCCTGTTCAGATTGAATAACAAAGTCATTCTTTGTTAGAGTGTCTAACGTCACTGAATGATAAAATGATTCCGGAAAGGAGCCCGATGTTCCTTGGTGCTCTCGAACGTTTGCATCATCGTACACTTTTTGCCCGTCTTTAAAAGCGTGTCGAATCGAAAATTGGCGCACGTCATCTAATAGCAAGAAGTCTGCTTTCTTCCCAGGAGCAATGCTGCCGCGGTCATTCAAGCGCATGCGGCGCGCAGGCGTATACGTTGCCGCATAAATCGCGTCTTCAGGTGTCATCCCCATCGCCATCGCTTTTTTGACAATATGATTGAGGTGACCTGTTTGTAAAAAGGCATCGGCCATCACGTCGTCTGTCACAAAGCAAAAGTGCTCATTCACTGGCGTATTGATGATATAATCCATCACTTCTTCAGTCATCGACTTCTCTTGAATTTCAATAAACATACCTGCCTTTAGCCGTGCTTCCATACCTTCAGGTGTCTGGTGGGTATGATCCGAATTCGCCCCAGCAAAAATGAACTTCGCTAAATCAACATCCATTAATCGCGGACAATGACCTTCAATGATCAACTGCGGGTGGTTTTCTCTCATATAATCGAGAATTTGATTCGTTTTGCATGCAGGGTCACGAACCACGTCGACATAGTTCATAATTTCTCCAAGACAAATGACGTGTCCACCTTGAATTAAGGCTTCCATATCCTCAATTTCAATAGTCCCGCCAGTCGTCTCCAAAGGGGTCGCCGGCACGGAGCTTGGAATCGCCGTAAAGATATCGGCAACCACATTTTTTTGCGCTTCGACCATCGCGAGAATGCCGTCAAGCCCAAACACGTTCGCCATTTCGTGCGGTTCAGCAACAACGGTCGTCACACCATTTTGAATCAAGCCGTAAGAGAATGTCTCCGGTGTCATCATTGAACTTTCGATATGCAGATGAATATCAACAAGGCCTGGAACGAGCCATTGCCCTTGACCATCAATGATGTCTTGCGCTTCCAGGTCGGCTGGCTCACTTGGGCCGATATACAGAAAACGCCCGTCCCGAATCGCCACATTTGCCGTCTCAAAACGTTTGAAGACGCTGTTATAGACTTGTGCCTGCTTGATAAACAGATCGACTTTCATGTTTTACGCGCCCCTTTCACCTGCAACGAGCACGAGTCGCTCAGGTGCAAGATATAGATCAACGTCATCGCCGGCTTGTAACGGCTCAACCATCTCCTGATTGACCGTAAAGCTGCCAAAAGCCGTATCGACTTCATACTGATAACTACGTCCAAGAAAGGTGCGTACACGAATTGTTCCGGCAATCCGATTTCGATGCGGCGATGATACGTCTGCACCACGCGCAACGAGGGTAATATCATCTGGACGAATGGCTGCGGTTAAGGCTTCTTCGTTCGCTGTCCCTTGATGATCTTCCGCAAAAAAGACTTGGTCTCCAAGCAGAAGCTCATGCCCCCCAGCCGTTTTAGAACGACTGTCAAACGTAAGAAAGTTGCTAAACCCGATAAAACGGGCGACAAATTCAGTCGTTGGATAACGAAAAATCGTTGCCGGGTCAGCCAATTGCTCAATCTCACCCTTGTTCATAATGGCGACTTTATCTGAAATCGAGAAGCATTCTTCCTGATCATGTGACACATAGACGGACGTAATGCCAAGCTCTTGCTGGATGCGCC is a genomic window of Litoribacterium kuwaitense containing:
- a CDS encoding flavodoxin; the protein is MATILVAYVSMSGNTEEIGDLIAEGIRRTDATVEQIHIEEEELSADALIKYDGILLGSYTWGHGDLPYEMEPFYDDMVELDLSKTRFGVFGSCDSAYEIYGGAVDLLHEKFLKCGSTPLLTPLKIELAPMGEDMELCKAYGERFATRLLASVVK
- a CDS encoding type 1 glutamine amidotransferase domain-containing protein yields the protein MRLANKKVIAFVDEEFEDLELHYPVLRLQEEGATVHLVGQEAGKTYIGKYGVPATADLALADIDAADYDGVLVPGGWAPDKLRRYPEVISIVQSMDAAEKPIGHICHAGWVLSSANILKGRKVTSTPGIKDDMTHAGAEWFDEAVVVDGHIVSSRRPPDLPPYVKAFADLLAQ
- a CDS encoding adenine deaminase, which translates into the protein MKVDLFIKQAQVYNSVFKRFETANVAIRDGRFLYIGPSEPADLEAQDIIDGQGQWLVPGLVDIHLHIESSMMTPETFSYGLIQNGVTTVVAEPHEMANVFGLDGILAMVEAQKNVVADIFTAIPSSVPATPLETTGGTIEIEDMEALIQGGHVICLGEIMNYVDVVRDPACKTNQILDYMRENHPQLIIEGHCPRLMDVDLAKFIFAGANSDHTHQTPEGMEARLKAGMFIEIQEKSMTEEVMDYIINTPVNEHFCFVTDDVMADAFLQTGHLNHIVKKAMAMGMTPEDAIYAATYTPARRMRLNDRGSIAPGKKADFLLLDDVRQFSIRHAFKDGQKVYDDANVREHQGTSGSFPESFYHSVTLDTLTKNDFVIQSEQEGDVNCRVMTVQDGSTFTKETHALVEAAHGELQWEDSPYGCVAVFERYGKNGHRAHGLITGDTIKRGAIATTYSHDNHNLLVVGQNKADMMLAANTVIDAQGGFCVAVDGEVSHFLPLPVGGILSEAPFHEVAGSVAQLREAMEALGYKHYNPIMSISTHSLPVSPALKITDLGLVDVNEGKLVPLVINEANGSM
- a CDS encoding ABC transporter ATP-binding protein; protein product: MALLSLNDVTVAYNDKTTILDRFNLDVKKGELISLLGPSGCGKTTTLRLIAGFLQAKHGQFLFDGQDYTRVPVNKRNFGFVFQSYALFPHMTVYDNVAFGLKLRKVSGQEAKKRVGDMLDVVNLADFGNRFPSELSGGQRQRVAIARALVIQPDLLLFDEPLSNLDANLRVNMRVEIRRIQQELGITSVYVSHDQEECFSISDKVAIMNKGEIEQLADPATIFRYPTTEFVARFIGFSNFLTFDSRSKTAGGHELLLGDQVFFAEDHQGTANEEALTAAIRPDDITLVARGADVSSPHRNRIAGTIRVRTFLGRSYQYEVDTAFGSFTVNQEMVEPLQAGDDVDLYLAPERLVLVAGERGA